In one window of Nocardiopsis aegyptia DNA:
- a CDS encoding 8-amino-7-oxononanoate synthase encodes MDSAASTAPPRPWPLRAERPGPAGSGPSLPFAWLDGAARRRAEAGLTRRTVPRPVDDALLDLAGNDYLGLLRHPEVVRAAADAAHAWGAGTGGSRLVTGDTELHGELERELADFYGTEAALVFSSGYAANLAMVTALAAPDEGDAPLVVCDRYNHASLIDATRLAKASGARVTVFDHADPGHAAAALEGARERALLLSDTVFSVDGDLTDVAALAETARGTGVTALLLDDAHGLGVVGPGGRGTLTLAGLRGARDVVVSVTLSKSLGAQGGAVLGPRRVIRHLVETARTFVFDTGLAPASAGAALAALRVLRAEPERADAVRGRAMELSRGLRERGLTVSTPDAAVVSVIAPSRESALAWRSACLEAGVRVGCFRPPSVPDGRSRLRLTARATLDDAAVRRVLDVVSTTRPR; translated from the coding sequence ATGGACAGCGCCGCGAGCACCGCGCCACCGCGCCCCTGGCCCCTGCGCGCCGAGCGCCCCGGCCCGGCCGGGTCCGGCCCGTCCCTGCCCTTCGCGTGGTTGGACGGGGCCGCCCGCCGGCGCGCCGAGGCCGGCCTGACCCGCCGCACGGTGCCGCGTCCCGTCGACGACGCGCTCCTGGACCTGGCGGGCAACGACTACCTGGGCCTGCTGCGCCACCCGGAGGTCGTGCGCGCGGCGGCCGACGCCGCCCACGCCTGGGGGGCGGGGACCGGCGGGTCCCGCCTGGTCACGGGCGACACCGAGCTGCACGGTGAGCTGGAGCGCGAGCTGGCCGACTTCTACGGCACCGAGGCCGCGCTCGTGTTCTCCTCCGGCTACGCGGCCAACCTGGCGATGGTCACGGCCCTGGCCGCCCCCGACGAGGGTGACGCGCCCCTGGTCGTGTGCGACCGCTACAACCACGCCTCGCTGATCGACGCCACCCGGCTGGCCAAGGCCTCCGGCGCGCGCGTCACGGTCTTCGACCACGCCGACCCCGGACACGCCGCCGCGGCCCTGGAGGGCGCGCGGGAGCGTGCCCTGCTGCTGAGCGACACGGTCTTCTCCGTGGACGGCGACCTCACCGACGTGGCCGCACTGGCGGAGACAGCGCGCGGGACGGGCGTCACCGCCCTGTTGCTGGACGACGCGCACGGGCTGGGCGTCGTGGGTCCCGGGGGGCGTGGCACCCTCACCCTCGCCGGGCTGCGCGGCGCCCGCGACGTCGTGGTGTCGGTGACGCTGTCGAAGTCGCTGGGCGCCCAGGGCGGCGCCGTGCTCGGGCCGCGCAGGGTCATCCGGCACCTGGTGGAGACCGCGCGCACGTTCGTGTTCGACACGGGGCTCGCACCTGCCTCGGCGGGCGCGGCGCTGGCGGCCCTGCGCGTGCTGCGGGCCGAACCCGAGCGCGCCGACGCCGTCCGGGGGCGGGCGATGGAGCTGTCGCGGGGGCTGCGCGAGCGCGGGCTGACGGTGAGTACGCCGGACGCGGCCGTGGTGTCGGTGATCGCCCCGTCCCGCGAGTCCGCGCTCGCGTGGCGCTCGGCCTGCCTGGAGGCGGGCGTGCGTGTGGGGTGCTTCCGCCCGCCGTCGGTCCCCGACGGCCGGTCGCGGCTGCGGCTGACCGCCCGGGCGACCCTGGACGACGCCGCGGTGCGCCGGGTGCTGGACGTCGTCTCCACCACGCGTCCCAGGTAG
- a CDS encoding SGNH/GDSL hydrolase family protein, with protein sequence MSERGDDGSGAEVPENPPGSPSDDARTGDGTRPDDHTPVDGDARPAEPGAADGDADDGPADDSDGSAPGDGGAPRRPRGRRRARAALVASAVLVLALIVTLVVPPARDGLVNLWCEATDGVCPVEELPPITEDEETDPRVRMEPEEAALWGNYVALGDSYSSGDGAGDYDPATAEPGGCWRSEHAYSQLIQQEFDFAGSLGFYACSSHRATHMLEQLGTPESQIERVTEHTSLVTLGIGGNDLGFIPVLRTCIVRMPLLDNGACQAQEGEIGRRLDAFEEDLTEVLGEIRDRAPDARVLVLGYPRLFPEEPQGMYYTLTVSDQEWLNGIGRDLNERIRDVVYEVDGDVYGERQAGSVEYVNTYSALNGYEVSADEAWLNGIVLGQFGEGLRVDRASFHPTAQGQMSIADRVRRQVEQGPERVLYVSRETLASADDDRLAAELGGPLAPVIGPPAPGTEADGE encoded by the coding sequence GTGTCTGAGCGCGGTGACGACGGATCCGGGGCGGAGGTCCCCGAGAACCCGCCCGGGTCCCCCTCCGACGACGCCCGGACCGGTGACGGCACGCGTCCGGACGATCACACGCCGGTGGACGGGGACGCACGTCCGGCCGAGCCCGGCGCGGCCGACGGCGACGCGGACGACGGGCCCGCGGACGACAGCGACGGGTCCGCCCCCGGGGACGGCGGCGCGCCGCGCCGGCCGCGCGGCCGGCGCAGGGCCCGTGCCGCCCTCGTGGCCAGTGCCGTCCTGGTCCTCGCCCTGATCGTCACCCTGGTCGTGCCCCCGGCCCGTGACGGCCTGGTCAACCTGTGGTGCGAGGCCACCGACGGCGTCTGCCCGGTCGAGGAGCTGCCGCCCATCACCGAGGACGAGGAGACCGACCCCCGGGTGCGCATGGAGCCCGAGGAGGCGGCCCTGTGGGGCAACTACGTGGCGCTGGGCGACTCCTACTCCTCCGGTGACGGCGCGGGCGACTACGACCCCGCCACCGCCGAACCGGGCGGGTGCTGGCGCTCGGAGCACGCCTACTCCCAGCTCATCCAGCAGGAGTTCGACTTCGCCGGCTCGCTCGGCTTCTACGCGTGCAGCAGCCACCGGGCCACCCACATGCTGGAACAGCTCGGCACCCCCGAGTCGCAGATCGAGCGGGTCACCGAGCACACCTCGCTGGTCACGCTCGGCATCGGCGGCAACGACCTCGGCTTCATCCCCGTGCTGCGCACCTGCATCGTGCGGATGCCGCTGCTCGACAACGGCGCCTGCCAGGCCCAGGAGGGGGAGATCGGACGGCGGCTGGACGCGTTCGAGGAGGACCTGACCGAGGTGCTCGGCGAGATCCGCGACCGCGCTCCCGACGCCCGCGTGCTCGTCCTGGGCTACCCGCGGCTGTTCCCCGAGGAGCCGCAGGGCATGTACTACACGCTGACCGTCAGCGACCAGGAGTGGCTGAACGGCATCGGCCGCGACCTCAACGAGCGCATCCGCGACGTCGTCTACGAGGTGGACGGCGACGTGTACGGAGAACGGCAGGCGGGCAGCGTCGAGTACGTCAACACCTACAGCGCCCTCAACGGCTACGAGGTGAGCGCCGACGAGGCGTGGCTGAACGGCATCGTGCTCGGCCAGTTCGGCGAGGGGCTGCGCGTGGACCGCGCGAGCTTCCACCCCACCGCCCAGGGCCAGATGTCCATCGCCGACCGTGTCCGCCGGCAGGTCGAGCAGGGGCCCGAGCGTGTCCTCTACGTGTCGCGGGAGACCCTGGCGAGCGCCGACGACGACCGGCTGGCGGCCGAGCTCGGCGGCCCCCTCGCCCCGGTCATCGGCCCGCCCGCGCCCGGCACCGAGGCGGACGGCGAGTAG
- the rocD gene encoding ornithine--oxo-acid transaminase, which produces MSSTQNLGQQDSAGNPGGQALTSADHIALAQARSAHNYAPLPVVIAEGRGAWVTDVEGRRYLDCLAGYSAMNFGHHNPDLLAAAHRQIDRVTLTSRAFYNDQFGPWVGALADMVGKEKVLPMNTGAEAVETGIKVARKWGYEVKGIPQDQATIVVAGANFHGRTTTIISFSSDTEARTGFGPYTPGFRSVPYGDAEAIAQAIDHTTAAVLIEPVQGEAGVIVPPQDYLPRVREICDRERVLFIADEVQSGLGRTGTIRACEHTGVVPDAYLFGKALGGGILPVSAMVADEDVLGVIQPGQHGSTFGGNPLAGAVGRQVVTMLTEGPYLENARRLGEVLRRRLKEFEGDGVVSARSIGLWAGIDVDPALGTGKELCLKLAEHGVLVKDTHGSTVRMSPPLVISEEDLNWGLDRFGEVLAELRAGR; this is translated from the coding sequence ATGAGCAGCACCCAGAATCTGGGCCAGCAGGACTCCGCCGGAAACCCGGGCGGACAAGCACTCACCAGCGCGGATCACATCGCGCTCGCACAGGCGCGTTCGGCGCACAACTACGCACCCCTGCCCGTCGTGATCGCCGAGGGCCGCGGGGCCTGGGTGACCGACGTCGAGGGGCGCCGGTACCTGGACTGCCTGGCCGGGTACTCGGCCATGAACTTCGGCCACCACAACCCCGACCTCCTCGCGGCGGCGCACCGGCAGATCGACCGGGTGACGCTCACCAGCCGCGCCTTCTACAACGACCAGTTCGGCCCGTGGGTCGGCGCCCTGGCCGACATGGTCGGCAAGGAGAAGGTCCTGCCGATGAACACCGGCGCGGAGGCGGTGGAGACCGGCATCAAGGTGGCCCGCAAATGGGGCTACGAGGTCAAGGGCATCCCGCAGGACCAGGCGACCATCGTCGTCGCGGGCGCGAACTTCCACGGGCGTACGACCACGATCATCTCGTTCTCGTCCGACACCGAGGCCAGGACCGGTTTCGGGCCCTACACGCCGGGCTTCCGCTCGGTGCCCTACGGGGACGCCGAGGCCATCGCGCAGGCGATCGACCACACCACGGCGGCCGTGCTGATCGAACCCGTCCAGGGCGAGGCGGGCGTCATCGTGCCGCCGCAGGACTACCTGCCGCGGGTCCGCGAGATCTGTGACCGCGAACGCGTGCTGTTCATCGCCGACGAGGTGCAGTCGGGGCTCGGCCGGACCGGGACCATCCGGGCCTGCGAGCACACCGGTGTGGTCCCCGACGCCTACCTGTTCGGCAAGGCCCTGGGCGGGGGCATCCTGCCGGTGTCGGCGATGGTCGCCGACGAGGACGTCCTCGGGGTGATCCAGCCCGGGCAGCACGGCAGCACGTTCGGCGGCAACCCGCTGGCGGGCGCCGTCGGGCGGCAGGTGGTCACGATGCTGACCGAGGGTCCGTACCTGGAGAACGCGCGGCGCCTGGGCGAGGTGCTCAGGCGGCGGCTCAAGGAGTTCGAGGGCGACGGGGTGGTGTCGGCGCGCAGCATCGGCCTGTGGGCGGGCATCGACGTCGACCCGGCGCTGGGCACCGGCAAGGAGCTGTGCCTGAAGCTCGCCGAGCACGGTGTGCTGGTCAAGGACACGCACGGTTCCACGGTGCGGATGTCGCCGCCGCTGGTCATCAGCGAGGAGGACCTCAACTGGGGCCTGGACCGCTTCGGCGAGGTCCTGGCCGAGCTCCGGGCCGGCCGCTAG
- a CDS encoding acyl-CoA synthetase: MSIHASANESPDAPFSLSRLVSAVTDAVPDRVALVAGPRRLTYRALHDRSVRLARHLVAEGVRPGEHVAVLSFNRAEWMESFLGVLAAGAVPVNVNYRYVAGELRHVLADAHAVALIAEDSLAAAVTAIRPDLPRLRHVLLIEDGGVRDTALEGTDYETALAARAPDADDAPALPGTGGDDHYLLYTGGTTGYPKGVLWRQADIFRAALERRAPGAPRAGSPADVAARAAACFPQRMLVLGPLMHAAGQWNALSMLLCGKRVVLSTDRSYRPDRVLELAHREGVHAVQLVGDAMARPLARHLLTEPGLCPDLTSVRSGGTPLTPAVRALWRAWREDVVLADAYGGSETGVCGSATGEDDDGSGDAREGAPTLSGSPDLRSFTMGGSIAVLDDDLRPLPPGSPVVGRIARSGRIPLGYYNDPIATGRTFPTGADGRRWALSGDYGTRAHDGSIALLGRGNAVINTAGEKVYPEEVEAALKAHPAVEDAIVVPAPDEHLGQRVTALVSVAAGARLREAELRAHCRVRLAGFKVPRTVHFVDRVRRTAVGKQDYRWAASVAQSGESTTPSFGL, from the coding sequence GTGTCCATCCATGCGTCTGCGAACGAGTCCCCCGACGCGCCCTTCTCGCTGTCCCGCCTGGTGTCCGCCGTCACCGACGCCGTCCCCGACCGCGTCGCGCTGGTGGCCGGACCCCGTCGGCTGACCTACCGCGCCCTGCACGACCGCTCGGTGCGCCTGGCCCGCCACCTCGTGGCCGAGGGCGTGCGCCCCGGCGAACACGTGGCGGTGCTGTCCTTCAACCGCGCGGAGTGGATGGAGTCCTTCCTCGGGGTCCTGGCCGCGGGCGCCGTCCCGGTCAACGTCAACTACCGCTACGTCGCCGGCGAACTGCGCCACGTGCTGGCCGACGCGCACGCGGTCGCGCTGATCGCCGAGGACTCCCTGGCCGCGGCCGTCACCGCGATCCGCCCCGACCTGCCCCGACTGCGGCACGTGCTGCTGATCGAGGACGGCGGCGTGCGCGACACGGCTCTGGAGGGCACCGACTACGAGACCGCTCTGGCCGCGCGCGCCCCGGACGCCGACGACGCCCCCGCGCTGCCCGGGACCGGCGGCGACGACCACTACCTGCTCTACACCGGCGGTACCACCGGCTACCCCAAGGGCGTGCTGTGGCGCCAGGCGGACATCTTCCGCGCCGCGCTGGAGCGCCGCGCCCCCGGCGCACCGCGCGCCGGGTCGCCCGCCGACGTCGCCGCACGCGCCGCCGCCTGCTTCCCCCAGCGCATGCTCGTGCTCGGCCCGCTCATGCACGCCGCCGGCCAGTGGAACGCGCTCAGCATGCTGCTCTGCGGCAAGCGCGTCGTGCTCTCCACCGACCGCAGCTACCGGCCCGACCGCGTCCTCGAACTCGCGCACCGCGAGGGCGTGCACGCCGTACAGCTGGTGGGCGACGCCATGGCCCGCCCGCTGGCGCGGCACCTGCTCACCGAGCCCGGCCTGTGCCCGGACCTGACCTCGGTGCGTTCGGGCGGCACACCGCTCACCCCGGCCGTGCGGGCGCTCTGGCGCGCCTGGCGCGAGGACGTGGTCCTGGCCGACGCCTACGGCGGCTCGGAGACCGGCGTGTGCGGTTCGGCCACCGGCGAGGACGACGACGGCTCCGGCGACGCCCGTGAGGGCGCACCGACGCTCTCCGGCAGCCCGGACCTGCGCAGCTTCACCATGGGCGGCAGCATCGCCGTGCTCGACGACGACCTGCGTCCCCTTCCCCCCGGCTCACCGGTGGTGGGCCGCATCGCGCGCAGCGGTCGGATCCCACTGGGCTACTACAACGACCCGATCGCCACCGGCCGGACCTTCCCCACCGGCGCCGACGGGCGCCGCTGGGCCCTGTCCGGCGACTACGGGACGCGCGCCCACGACGGGTCCATCGCCCTGCTGGGCCGGGGCAACGCCGTGATCAACACCGCCGGGGAGAAGGTCTACCCCGAGGAGGTCGAGGCCGCGCTGAAGGCCCACCCGGCCGTGGAGGACGCGATCGTGGTGCCCGCCCCCGACGAACACCTCGGCCAGCGCGTCACGGCCCTGGTCTCCGTGGCCGCGGGCGCGCGCCTGCGCGAGGCCGAGCTGCGCGCGCACTGCCGTGTGCGGCTGGCCGGATTCAAGGTCCCGCGGACGGTGCACTTCGTCGACCGGGTGCGGCGCACAGCGGTCGGCAAGCAGGACTACCGCTGGGCGGCGTCGGTCGCCCAGAGCGGCGAGAGCACCACGCCGAGTTTCGGACTCTGA
- a CDS encoding DUF368 domain-containing protein, producing the protein MAKSAGSFIFNAVRGGAVGTSEALPGISGGTVALIVGLYDQLIGGAGHMVSGIKRYVTDVPRGRGKDRANEQFRQVDWSVLVPALIGMAVALLLAAVLLSPLVEEYAQYAYALFFGLVLACLWIPYTGAGRTWRAWHYLVALAVAALAFLLTGLPGASLPTNPVFVFLGGAVAICALVLPGLSGSFILLTLGLYEPTMQAVRNADVVYLGTMALGMVTGLALFVKLLQYLLENFHHLTLVVLTGLMAGSLRALWPWQDHDRNPLPITDVPVTVSFAVLGFVVVAAAIVYEQRKKARTGAAGAAPTRVH; encoded by the coding sequence ATGGCCAAGTCAGCAGGCTCCTTCATCTTCAACGCGGTGCGCGGCGGGGCCGTCGGCACCTCCGAGGCGCTGCCCGGCATCAGCGGCGGCACGGTCGCCCTGATCGTCGGCCTCTACGACCAACTCATCGGCGGCGCGGGCCACATGGTCAGCGGCATCAAGCGCTACGTCACCGACGTGCCGCGCGGCCGCGGCAAGGACCGCGCGAACGAGCAGTTCCGGCAGGTGGACTGGAGCGTCCTCGTCCCGGCCCTGATCGGCATGGCCGTCGCGCTCCTCCTGGCCGCCGTTCTGCTCTCCCCCCTGGTGGAGGAGTACGCCCAGTACGCCTACGCCCTGTTCTTCGGCCTCGTCCTGGCCTGCCTGTGGATCCCCTACACGGGGGCGGGCCGGACGTGGCGCGCCTGGCACTACCTGGTCGCGCTGGCCGTCGCCGCCCTCGCGTTCCTCCTGACCGGCCTGCCGGGGGCGAGCCTGCCCACCAACCCGGTGTTCGTGTTCCTGGGCGGCGCCGTCGCGATCTGCGCGCTCGTGCTGCCGGGCCTGTCCGGTTCGTTCATCCTGCTCACGCTCGGTCTCTACGAGCCCACCATGCAGGCGGTGCGCAACGCCGACGTGGTCTACCTCGGGACCATGGCGCTCGGCATGGTGACCGGCCTGGCCCTGTTCGTGAAGCTCCTGCAGTACCTGCTGGAGAACTTCCACCACCTCACCCTGGTCGTGCTCACCGGCCTGATGGCGGGCTCGCTGCGCGCCCTGTGGCCGTGGCAGGACCACGACCGCAACCCGCTGCCCATCACCGACGTGCCCGTGACCGTGTCCTTCGCGGTGCTCGGGTTCGTCGTGGTCGCCGCGGCGATCGTCTACGAACAGCGCAAGAAGGCCCGGACGGGGGCGGCCGGAGCGGCGCCCACCCGCGTCCACTAG